Proteins encoded within one genomic window of Cydia pomonella isolate Wapato2018A chromosome 12, ilCydPomo1, whole genome shotgun sequence:
- the LOC133523887 gene encoding phospholipase A1 member A-like, with product MKTVVLLLVIAHYTSGVPLNSKPQNVNKHDVNGARSSENLYFLFTRLNPTTGQLLSLDKDFILASNFNASWPTVVVCHGYTQSLSSEINQLIRDALTLKYFTISAYLETRDFNVIILDWSHSAQALYGTAIAAVTSVGQDLGSLLLFIHHITGTPLETMHLVGFSLGAHVAGNAGRYTGGRVGRITGLDPVSPIWLINSNRIASTDGIYVECIHTYGNNGGIAWGDVDFYVNGGGSQPGCVLSTCSHNRSYQIFAATVKYDHLVGRQCDSQDEIVAAFCSGPELHLGNSDVYKTGSGLYYVSAGQSYPY from the exons ATGAAGACTGTTGTGTTACTTCTAGTTATTG CGCATTACACATCTGGGGTACCACTCAATAGTAAGCCTCAGAACGTGAATAAACACGATGTTAACGGTGCCAGGAGCTCGGAGAATCTCTATTTTCTATTCACAAG ACTAAACCCCACAACAGGCCAATTGCTAAGTCTGGACAAGGATTTCATCCTGGCGTCCAACTTCAACGCCAGTTGGCCAACAGTGGTTGTCTGCCACGGATACACCCAGAGCTTAAGCAGTGAGATCAACCAGCTCATCCGAGACG CgcttacattaaaatatttcaccATTTCAGCTTATCTCGAAACCAGGGATTTTAACGTCATAATCTTGGATTGGAGCCACTCAGCCCAAGCCCTCTACGGAACCGCGATTGCCGCCGTCACGTCAGTAGGCCAAGACCTTGGCTCCCTGCTTCTGTTTATCCACCATATCACCGGCACTCCTCTTGAAACCATGCACTTGGTTGGGTTTAGCCTTGGAGCTCACGTTGCTGGGAATGCTGGACGATATACGGGGGGCAGGGTTGGAAGGATTACAG gaTTAGATCCCGTCAGCCCAATCTGGCTCATAAACAGCAACCGCATTGCCTCCACCGACGGTATCTACGTCGAATGCATCCACACATACGGCAACAACGGGGGGATCGCCTGGGGAGACGTCGACTTCTACGTCAACGGTGGGGGCTCCCAGCCAGGCTGCGTGCTTTCAACCTGCAGTCACAACCGATCTTATCAGATATTTGCCGCCACTGTCAAGTATGACCACTTGGTCGGAAGACAGTGTGATAGCCAAGATGAAATTGTGGCGGCATTTTGCTCCGGTCCTGAATTACATTTGGGCAATAGTGACGTGTATAAGACTGG ATCTGGATTATATTACGTCAGCGCTGGGCAGAGTTATCCATATTGA